TGCTGACTTCTTCTACAGTAGTAAAAAATAGACCAAACATTGCACCAACATGATTAACAATTAATGGTACATTATTTTGTTTGGCAACATATAAAAGTCCATCAGCAAGCTGGCTCGTTAAGTCGTCTAATTGCTGATAAATGCCAACGTCATTTAATAAGTTCAATGCTGTATAACCTGCAGTCATTGCAATAGGATTACCAGACAGCGTTCCCGCTTGGTAAATAGGTCCAATGGGTGCCAGTTGCTGCATAATGTCTGCCCGACCACCAAATGCACCTACGGGCATTCCACCACCAATAATTTTACCTAAGCAGGTTAAATCCGGTGTAATATCGTAATATTCTTGGGCGCCACCTAGCGCGACACGAAATCCGGTCATAACTTCATCAATAATAAGCAGGGCACCATGTTGATCGCATAGTTGTCGTAGACCTTGTAAAAATTCGATTTTTGCAGGAACACAGTTCATATTGCCGGCCACCGGTTCAACAATAATTGCGGCAATTTGCTCAGGATATTGTTCGAAGCTTTTCTTTACCGATTCAAGATTATTGTAATCACATACAACAGTATGCTTAACAAAATCGGCAGGTACACCAGGTGAGGTAGGGTTACCAAAAGTCAATGCTCCAGATCCTGCTTTTACTAATAAGTAATCCGCGTGACCATGATAACAGCCTTCAAATTTAATAATTTTATCACGGCCAGTAAATCCTCTCGCGAGACGAATAGCGCTCATAGTGGCTTCAGTGCCGGAGTTTACCATCCGAACCATTTCAATTGATGGCATGATACTGGTGACTAAATCAGCTAACTTTATTTCAATTTCGGTCGGTGCACCATAGCTAAGGCCTTTATGTACTGCATCACAAACCGCACTGGCAATTGCTGGGTGATTATGGCCTAAAATCATCGGTCCCCATGAACCGACATAATCAATATAGGCTTTACTATCGACATCATAAATATAAGCGCCATTGGCTTTTTCAATAAATAAAGGGGTTCCTCCAACGCTATTAAATGCCCTTACTGGCGAATTTACCCCGCCAGGCATCACTTGACTTGCTTGTTCATAAAGGGATTGTGATTTATTCATTGTCGATTTGGTTCTCATTGCCTAATTAGATTGTGTATTTATTCATAAAATGAATGAAAATTCAAGCACCCAAATAATCAATTTTACTAATTTGTTTTATTTGTAATTTAATATTTAGTCCTTATATTAATTGTAATATAATAGATGATTATTAATCATTCCTTGGATTGCTCACTTAGTGCCATGCAAGGGAGAGTAGGAGAAAAGCAGTGATTGATACATTACCATTAATATTTACGGATGCCGCAGCAAATAAAGTTAAATCATTAGTTGAAGAAGAAGAAAACCCCAATTTAAGATTGCGTGTCTATATTACTGGCGGAGGATGCAGCGGTTTTCAGTATGGTTTTACGTTTGATGAGAAAATGAATGAGGATGATCTGACCATCGAAAAAAATGGCGTTGCTTTAGTCGTTGATCCGATGAGTTTGCAATATCTTGTCGGCGGTACAATTGATTATGTTGAGGGATTGCAAGGTTCACGTTTTGTGGTCGACAACCCAAATGCAACAACAACATGTGGTTGTGGCTCATCATTTAGTGTTTAACCGTTCTATCTCCTGCAAATTTTGTAGGAGAACAATTCTAATGCACAATTTGTTTTCCTAATATGATTAAATCACGCTTTATGCCATCAAGTTCCGCTATATTAAATAGATGCCCCCATTTACGGTAACCCAACTTTTCAAATAGTGCTAAGCTAGGGGAATTATGGGCAAAAATATACCCCAGTATCGTGTCTATCTTATGTTGCTGTGCAAATTGTTCGATTGCGATTACGGCATGCTGACCTATTTTTTTGCCGCGAAAAGCCTCATCAATATATAAGCTTATTTCAACTGTTTTGGCATAAGCGGGTCTGCCATAAAAGGTAGATAAACTTACCCAGCCGCAAGGCTGATTTTTATAGTTAATTAACCACAATGGCCTAGTTTCGACATTATGGGCATTAAACCACTCAATTCGATTGTCAACTGTTACTGGTGAAGTATCAGCTGTTACCATTCTACTTGCAATGGTTTGGTTATAAATTTCAACAATAAAAGATAAATCAGTTAGTTTAGCATTGGTAAATGTTATTTCATCGGCGATATTGTTCATATTTAATGATCTAGGTTAATAAGTTATATTTGCTATTATGCAATTAATACTGGCGGCTGTGAATAGTTCGAACTCATGATGGTAGCAAAATATAAAGGAAAGTTTTTTTGACTAAAAAAACATCAAAAAAATAATTCATTTGTGTATAATACATACTATTACTTAATGTTAATTGTTGTTAAACGATCATGTCACAGCAAATAGAAATTTTTACTATCCCAAGCCCCTGCAAAAGAGTTTGTGAAACGGATAAACAAGGTTATTGCTTAACCTGTTTTCGTTCCCGAGACGAGCGGTTTAGTTGGTTGGAATTGTCTGATGAGCAGAAGCAAGATATATTAAGGCTTTGTCGGCAAAGGGCGTTAAGGAAAAAATATTTTCTTTATCAACAGCAGCAACAAAATTTATTGCAACAATCCCAAAGCAGTGAGCAATTAGATCTGCTTTAATGCCGATTAAATCAGCATTAAATAGTAAATTTATGCTTTCTTTACGAAGCAGGCTTTAAGCATTATTTTCATCCCATCCACTTTACAGTCTATTTCGTGATCGCCTTCAACGAGACGGATACTTTTAGCCTTAGCGCCTTTCTTTAATACAGTAGATGATCCTTTCAATTTTAAATCTTTAATTAATATAATATCATCACCGTCAGCTAACAGATTACCGTTGCTATCTTTGACTTGTAATCCACTCTCTGTTGAAGTCGTTTGTTCATCCCATTCATGAGCGCACTCAGGGCAAATATATAAACTGCCATCCTGATAAGTATGTTCTGATTGGCAAATAGGGCAATTAGGGATTGAATTCATATGTTAAAATTTCCTTGATTATCATAATTAGCAGACTATAGCAAAAAATAGCGATTAAGTCATGTAAACACCCCCTAAAGAGTGTATTGAAAAATATTTTGGCTAGGAGTAGGATTTATCAATTCGATCACTTTATTCTGGAATAAGCATGAAAAGTTGTATTGCTTGCGGCATGCCGATGACCCAAATTGCAGATTATCCATTATATGATATATCTAAAAACTATTGTAAATACTGTGCTCATGCTGATGGTTCAATGAAAAATTTTGAGGAAAAATTGGACTGTCTTACCAAACATTATATAAATTTTCATAAAATGGATCATATTATTGCTAAACAAACAGCATATGTTGTTTTGAAAAAATTACCAGCTTGGAAACGAAAATAATCGTATCCTTGTATATAAAATATTCCCTAATAGATATTATTATTTTTTTGAGCAGAGAAAGATGCCTAAAATAATCAAAGTAGCGCTGATAAGATGAAAAAGATGTATTTGAGTATTTAAAAAAACAATACTAAAAATTCCACCAGATAAAGGAATTAAATGGGTATATACCTCACCGCGCGTCGCTCCAATTTGTGCAATCCCCCGGTTCCAAAAAAGATAAGCTAACCAAGAAGGGAAAATGACTAAATAAAGCAGACCTATAATAAAATCAAGCTGAGTATAGGCGCTAAAGCTTGTTATTGGGAAAAACATAAAATAGACAAGAGCAATAGGCAATAATATAAGGGTTCCTAATAAAGAGCTTATTGTTACAAACACATTATGTGGGATTGATTTATCTTTTTTTCTTAAAAAAGAACAATAAAAGGCCCAGCTAATTGCTGATCCCATTGCCCATAAATCACCTTTATTAAGATTTTTTAGTGCATCAAAATTAGATAAGTCACCTTTAAAGATAAGATAGAGCACGCCAAGAGAGCTTAATAGTACGCCTATAATATTATTTTTTGAAATTTGGTCATTAAATACTAATTTGTTAATCAACAATACCATAGCTGGCGTTGCTGACATATAAATTGCAGCATTAAGTGACGTAGTGTATTGCAGTCCGATATAGAGCGTTAGCGGAAACAGTACCTGACCAAATACGGCTAAAAATAGTGTCATTTTAATGGATTGCTTAATTTTACTATAATTGGCTATTACCTGTCGGTGATATAGTGTACAAAGCAATAAGGCCGTTATAGCCCAACGACCTTCTGATAAAACCATCGGATCACTATTAACAACTAATAAGTGACCCACAACGTAGTTTCCTCCCCAAAAACAAGCAGCTAAAGCAAGTAAAATATACGGCATATCGCTTCCTTTTATTTTTAGAATTATTGCAGTATTTGGCTACCATAGATAAAGAATGATCTATTGCATTACATCTTGCAAGCAAATAATATTTTATAAAAATATTATTTGCCATATCTAAACCAAAGTCGGTTATAGTTTTTCATCACAATACAAACGCTAAGCGTTTTTTCAGGAAAGTAGAATATCACTAATTAATTTTGCATGGTGGAGTGTGAAAAGGTTAATTTTAATCATTTACTTATTTGGTTTAGTTGAATGCAGTGAAAAATATCACAAATCATGAGCAATACTTAATTGGAAAATGGGATCGTAGCGATACTTACTTTTTTTTATAAGAAGAATTTTAGGCGAAAAGCTAATAAATGATATTTATGATTTCAATGGAAATTATGAAGACTTTTTAAACGACAAATATAATGAATGCACGTATAACTTAAATCTTATTAAAAAAATTCTATAGAATCATTAAATCTTATTCTAAATCCTCCTGGTAAAGTTTTTTTATTAACATAAGACAAGCTTCAATCTTTATGCGAAAGCGGTATAATACTGCTACTTTAATTTATGAGGTAGCAAAGTGAAAAAGTTATTCTTAATTAGTTTTATAACTACTATTTTGATTGGGTGTGGCGGAAAAAACAATAAAATCACAGAAGAATATTTGGTTGGTAATTGGGATTGTAACTACACTTTTTTTGTTTATGATAATAATTCTAAAGGATATAAAGAAGAAAACAAAGAGAGTTTTTCTTCAGGGCTTGAAAAAATAGATGGAAAACTTTTCTCTGAGGGTAAGCAGGTTCCGTTTGAAAAAGCTTTCACTACATGGAAATCTTCAACTAAAATATCTGGTTATGATGTAACTAATGATGTAGTCGCTACAAAAAATAGTGATAACGAATTTCTCATAACAATTAAATCAGATGCGTATAATAATTCTAATGGAGAAAAAACCTTAAGAAAATCTGAAATGCTATGCACTAGGATAAAATAAACACAGCCTATTTAAACAAGCCCTCTTATGAGGGTTTTTTATTATCTAAAATTAGAAATTTTATGAACAATTATCCTTTATCTATAAGAACGGTATGACTGTCTGGATATAGTCGAAGTCAATCCGCTGGATTTTTGACTACCAAAGTAAGCGAGGGAGTGTTATATAAAAATTGCAAAGTATCAGGCAACGACTGTGTCAGCTTCTTTTTAGTTGGTAAATGATAAAACGATGATATTCCATAGTCGGTTTCGGAATAAAATCAAAATGAGTAGTGAATTTTACCCCAAGATAAAAAATAAATTAAATAAAAAACATTGCAAACTATTGGAGAGTAAGGATTTGAAATGGTACGCCCGAGTGGACTCGAACCACCGACCCCCACCATGTCAAGGTGATGCTCTAACCAACTGAGCTACGGGCGTATAAGACAGGGAGAATATTAACGTTGTTCATCAGTTCTGGCAAGTAAAAAAATTAAAATTAGCTTGTTTTTTGTACTGTTAAGTGGTTTTTGCTTGCAAAACAAACAAATCACGCTATTTATAATTTAATTGAGCGATTATGTTGCTAGCGAGATGCGCGTGCGAGTATTTGCTCAATAGGTTGTTTTTGAATATAAATCATACGTGCGATCAATAAAATCGCTGCAAATGATAACCCTACAATAATGCCGACCCAAAAGCCAGCTACTCCCATCGGTCGACTCGTTATTAACGTGGTAAACGATAGTATATAACCGAGTGGTAAACCTATTATCCAGTATGAAATCAACGTAATATAAAGAATACTTTTGGTGTCTTTGTAGCCTCGAAGCACATTGCTTGCAGTAACTTGCAAGTAATCAGATAATTGATAGATCGCTAATAAAATAATTAATTGCATGCATAAAATTGTGATCGCACTATCAGACGTAAACCAAGCGATCAGCATCGATTTAAATAGTATTAGTATGACAGCAACAGTTAGGGCACTCATTAACGCGATAGTCAAACTAATTTTAGCTGTCTGCTTAGCTAATATAGGCTGTTTATTACCTAACAGATAACCGACACGAATACTGGTTGCAACGCCTAATGAAAGTGGAATTGCAAATGTCATGCTACTAATTGTAAAGATTATTTGATGGGCAGATACCGCATCTTTACCCAGAGGAGCAATCATCAAGGCGATAATAGCAAATAAGCTAACCTCAAAAAAATAGGCTAGTGCGAGCGGTATTCCAAGCACCATGATCCGCTTAATGATGCTTCGATTAAATAGGTGAATAAAGGGTGTTTTTTTTATATCTTGCTGGCTACCTGCAAATAATGTAAAACACTTTATTAACGCGAACATAAGCCAAAAAATAATTGCGGCAGTGATCCCGCAGCCAACACCACCAAACTCAGGTAAGCCAAACTTACCATAAATAAGAATATAGTTAATGGGAATATTGGCAACCAGAGCAATAAACATAATAAACATGGCTGGCTTTGTATTTGAAAGTCCTTCACATTGAAAACGATAGACTAAATAAAATAAAAAACCAGGTACTCCCCACATAATTGAACGTAAAAAGTGAACAGCTACATAGATCATCTCAGGATCGATTGGGTTATCAATGCTATTACGTAGGGCAATTAGTTTGTCTGAATTATACAGAAAGGCCATCATCAAAATGGATAAAATAGTCGCAATAATTAAACCTTGTCGAGTATGATCGGCAATTTGTTCTCGTTTCGCCGCGCCATTGAGGTTTGATATAATTGGTGTAAGAACCGAGAGCAGACCTTGTCCAAATAAAATAGTGGGTAGCCATATTGATGCGCCAATTGCAACGCCAGATAGCGCGGTAGCACTATAATGACCGGCCATGATAGTATCAACAAAAGTGATCCCCGTTTGTGCCAGCTGCGCCACAATAACGGGAATCGCTAATTTAATAATGATATTGACTTCTTTACGGTAGGAGGGCTTTATCATATCGTTTATTTAACTACAGCGCCCCAAAGGTCATATTCGTCTGAATGTGAAATCTTAACATTAACGATATCGCCAGCCGTCACTGAAAATTCTTCGTTTAAATATACGACACCATCAATTTCGGGAGCATCAGCCATGCTACGACCAATCGCGCCTTCCTCGTCAACTTCATCAATCAAGATTGGTAACGTTTTACCTATTTTATTGGCTAGCTTTTCTGTTGAGATTGCTTGCTGTAATTGCATAAACTGATGGTAGCGTTCCTGTTTTACGTCCTCAGGAATTTGATCGGCTAAACTATTAGCCGCCGCCCCGTCAATGGCACTGTAGGTAAAGCAGCCAACGCGATCGAGTTTTGCTTGATCTAGAAAGTTTAAAAGTAAATCAAAATCGCGCTCGGTTTCACCCGGATAGCCAACAATAAACGTTGAACGCAGTGTAATATCAGGGCAGATATCGCGCCATTTATGAATACGTTCAAGGGTTCGCTCAATTGAACCCGGGCGTTTCATTGATTTTAAAATCGCCGGACTTGCATGCTGTAATGGTACATCAAGATAAGGTAATATTTTGCCATCCGCCATTAATGGAATTAAATCATCGACGTGAGGGTAAGGATAAACATAGTGCAATCTAACCCATATACCTAATGATGATAGCTGCTCACTAAGCGTTTGAATATCACTTTTAACTGGCATACCATTCCAAAAACCAGTACGATTTTTAACATCAACACCATAAGCGGAGGTATCTTGGGCGATAACCAATAGCTCTTTAACTCCGCTGTCGGCCAATCTTTTTGCTTCATCGAGTACATTACCGATCGGTCGACTAACCATATCACCTCGTAATGATGGAATAATACAAAACGTACAACGATGGTTACAGCCTTCGGAAATTTTTAAATAGGCGTAATGTTTTGGTGTTAATTTGACGCCTTGAGATGGCACTAAACTAGTATAAGGATTATAGGTTGGTTTTGGTGCATATTTGTTTACGTGATTTAACACGGCCTCATAGCTATGAGGACCTGAAATTTCAAGTACTTTAGGATGTATTTTTCGAATCTGATCTTCTTTGGCACCAAGGCAACCGGTAACGATAACTTTACCATTTTCATGCAGTGCTTCACCAATAGCCTCCAGCGATTCTTGTACCGCGCTATCAATAAAGCCACACGTATTAACAATAACAAGATCGGCATTATCATAGCTAGGTACAACTTGATAACCTTGGGTTCTGAGTTCAGTGAGTATTCTTTCTGAATCAACTAAGTTTTTTGGGCAGCCAAGACTGACAAAGCCAATAGTAGGAGAAATATTAATCATAATTAAATTATATTGTAAAAGATTAAGTTGTTAAAAATCAACTGATTATAGATATGCTTATTGCTGTGTATTCTAGCATAGAAAAAGTAAGTTCACTAATCATTTTCTGTTGTATTTTGATTAATGGTTCTATTTAACATTGCTTTGAAAAATGTGAATGGTAGACATTATATTTTGAGGGTGATGATAAACCGTTATAACAAAATAATAATGGACATTAATAATAAAAAAAAACCGGGACATAATCCCGGTTTGCGATTAACCACTATATTATAGTTCGTTAGCGTGTTGTTTTAAAAAGCTTGCTACGCCATCAGGGCTATCTTTCATGCCTGCTTTACCTTTTGTCCATTGTGCAGGGCAAACTTCACCGTGTTCTTCATGGAATTGGAAAGCATCAACAATACGTAAGATTTCATCGATATTACGGCCAATCGGTAAATCATTTATCGTTTCGTGACGCACAATACCTGACTTATCAATAAAGAATGATGCACGTAAAGCAACACCAGCATCAGGATGTTCTATACCATAAGCTTGCATAATACAATGTTTAACATCGGCAACAATCGGGTATTTTACTTCGCCAATTCCGCCTTTATCTTGTGATGTATTACGCCATGCATTATGTACGAATTCTGAGTCCATCGATACACCAATCACTTCAACACCACGTTTTTTAAATTCATCTAAACGGTGATCGAACGCAATAATTTCAGATGGGCAAACAAACGTAAAATCCATTGGCCAAAAGAACACAACAGCATATTTGCCTTTAGTAAAACTTGAAAAATTAAAATCATTTACAATTTCACCATTACCTAATACTGCAGATGAAGTAAAGTCAGGTGCTTTGCGAGTAACTAATACCATGGTATGTCTCCTTAACTATTTTATATTATTCTGTAGGATGTTGTTATACATCATTATTAACAATATCTAACTGATAGAACTGAAAGATGACGATTATTATAACGTTCAAATTAAATTATCAAACATGTTAAAAACAATTGTTTTTATAAGTTTTAACTATTAAGTTTTGCTTATTGATAATTTTTTCTTAGGTTTGCCAATGTTTTTAGTATCGCGTTCTCGCACTTTTTTCTTTTTAGTATCTTGATTTTTTTCATTTTTCTTTGTTTTGGCTTTTTCTGATAGTTTTTTCTTTTTACTTATTGCTGGCGCTTTTGTTTGTGGCCTTAATTCATGGACGATGCGCAGCTTTAACGGCTCTTGAATGTAGCGTTCAATTTTTTTCAGTAAATCATAGTCATGCGCTTCTACTAAAGAGATAGCTGTACCTTTTTTACCCGCTCTCGCCGTTCTCCCTATGCGGTGCAGATAGACGTCAGCTGTTTTGGGCATATCAAAATTAAATACATGACTAATGTCGTCAAAATCGAGTCCTCTCGAGGCAACGTCAGTTGCAACCAAAATATTGACGGTGTTGTTTGCCATTCTTTTGATTGCTTCATTACGCTTAGCTTGAACCATCTCTCCTTCTAAATAACAAGTGCGGATTTTAGCATTATTTAGCCACGTTACTAGTTCATGGACGCGCTCTCGTTTACGAACAAAAATAACACTTTTTGTCACTTCATCTTGCCGCAATAAGTTAATTAATAATGCTGTTTTATGTTCAACATTATCGGCTCGATAATAAAATTGTAATATTTTTTTACGTTCTTTACGTGACGGGTCTGCTTTTATTTCAACGGGCTCTTGTAAAATCCTCTGCGCAAAGTCATACACGCCATTACCTTCAAGTGTGGCAGAGAACAGCAGGGTTTGTGTGCGCCAGCGTGTTTCAGCTGAAATCGTTTCAACATCTTGGGCAAATCCCATATCAAGCATACGATCAGCTTCGTCAAGAATTAGCATTTCTACGGCTCGGCAGTCAAAATTTTCTTCTTTGATATACTGAAGTAGACGACCCGTTGTTGCAATTACAATGTCTTGGTTTTTACTAAAAACTTCAGCATGATTCATATAAGCAACACCGCCCGTAATGGTTGCAGTGCTTAGTGCTGTGAATTGAGTTAACCATTTAGTTTGCTCAGCAACTTGCATTGCCAGCTCTCTCGTGGGGGTCAAAATTAAAATGCGTGGCGGCCCAGGTTTATGACGGGGAAAATCAAGTAAATGTTGCACCGCCGGAATTAAATAAGCTAAAGTTTTTCCAGTTCCTGTTGGGGCTGACCCTAAAATATCACGATTATCAAGTGCATAAGGAATTGTTTGCGATTGAATCGTTGTTGGTACAGTGATGTTTTGTAAGCTAAGTGCTTTTAAAATTAGCTCGTTTAAGTCAAAAGATGAAAAATCATCGGTAGTCATGGTCAGTTCACAATTATAAGCAAAGTATTAGTGTAACATATTTGTGATATTTGTATGAGAGTAATTAATCTGCGCAAGATTCTAGGCAGCATTAAATTTGACTTAATATAAAGTCAGTATCATTCAAAATTTATTGTTCATAATCAATAAATAATAGCTATAATAGTTTGCATTTCGTCATTTTAATAAACGCCTGATGGTGAAATAACATATCAGTAAAGCATAAATTAGCTATTTTAATTTTTTGAAAACTATAAATTTTGTAAAGTGAGTTTGTTTTATGTCAAAAAAATTTAGACTAGGGCTTGATGTTGGTTCTACAACTGCAAAATGCGTTGTGTTAGATGAGCAAGATAATTTTATCTATACTAACTATGTGCGTCATAATACTTATATTGTACCTACTGTTATTCAATTGCTTAATGAAATAAAGCAACGAGTAGGGGATGAGGCTTTACTTTCCATAAAGGTCACTGGCTCTGCAGGAATGGGAATAGCTGAAAAAGCCGATATCGCTTTTATTCAAGAGGTTATTGCGGCATCGGAAGTGGTACAGCAAAAGTACCCAGATGTTAGAACATTAATCGATATTGGCGGTGAAGATAGTAAAATGATCTTTTTTTTTCCTGATAGAGCGCCAGATATCCGCATGAATGGGAGCTGTGCAGGGGGAACTGGTGCATTTATCGACCAGATGGCGAGTTTACTCAATGTACCCGTGCAAGAGTTTGAACAGCTCGCTAAACATCATGATCATGTTTTTCCTATCGCCTCCCGCTGTGGCGTGTTTGCTAAAACAGATGTGCAAAATCTTATTAGTCGCAATGTTTCAAAAGAGAATATAGCCTATTCTGTACTCCATGCGGTATGTATTCAATTAGTAAATACCTTAGCTCGTGGCTATGATATTATTCCCAAAGTGATGCTAATTGGTGGCCCATTTTCATTTATTCCCACGCTAAACAAAGCGATACTTGCAACGTTAAATTTAACGGAACAACAAAGCGTTAAAACTGAATTCCCTACATTATTATCTGCTTGGGGAGCGGCTATTCATTTAGTTGAACGAAGTGAAATTTTGATTAATGATTTTATTACAAGACTTAATCAGTCGCTTAAAATAAAAAATAGTGAGTCATTTAGGTTAACGCCATTATTTGGTCATTCATTAAGTTTTGATAAGTGGCAACAAAATCGCCGTTATATTCAGATCCCTCGGACTGATTTAAAACAGTATCAAAAACATAATGCTTATCTCGGTATTGATAGCGGTTCAACCACCACCAAAATTACATTAATCGGTGAGGATGATGAGCTATTATTCACTTATTATGCCCCCAATAATGGGCACTCAATTGCCGCCCTTATTAAAGGGCTGAATATCTTAAAGGATGAAATTACAAGTAGCGGTAAGGCTATTAACATAATCCGAACGGGTGTAACGGGGTATGGTGAAGAGTTATTAAAAGCGGCATTTTCAATTGATGATGGATTAGTAGAAACAATGGCACATTTTGCAGCAGCCAAGCATATCGAACCGAATGTTTCGTTCATTATGGATATTGGCGGGCAAGATATGAAAGCGATTTTTGTTGCAAATGGGATCGTCAATCATATTGAGCTTAATGAAGCGTGTTCATCTGGATGTGGTTCATTTATTGAAACATTTGCTAAATCACTTAACTCAAATACCGTTGATTTTGCTAATGCTGCATGCCAATCAAATAGCCCTTGTGATCTGGGCACTCGCTGTACTGTTTTTATGAATTCAAAAGTTAAACAAGCGCTTAGAGAGAATGCTTCAATAGGCGATATCTCTGCTGGTCTCGCTTTTTCGGTAATTAAAAATGCGATCCATAAAGTTTTAAAACTACATGATATGAGTAAACTAGGTGAGCACATCGTTGTACAAGGTGGGACATTTAAAAACCCAGCGGTCTTTAGGGCACTGGAGCAACTGACTGGTGTAGAAATATCTAGTTCTAATATTCCAGAACTGATGGGGGCATACGGTAGTGCGCTGGTTGCTAAAAATAATTATTTAAAAGAACGAAAACCATCCCAATTTATTGGGCTTGAGCACCTAGATAAAGCAACGGAGAATCGTGCTAAAGAGTCCCGTTGCAAAGGTTGTGAAAATCACTGCGATATCATGATTTATCGTTTTGCCAATGGCAATCGATATTATTCAGGGAATAAGTGTGAACAACTTTTAAGTAACAATCCCCTTAAAGATAATAATTCATTTAACATGTTTGACTATAAAAATAAATTATTATTTGAGCGAGCGAATCATCATCTTAATGATTCAAGCCTTCATATCGGCATTCCGCGAGTACTAGGGCTTTACGAGAATTTCCCGTTTTGGCACACATTGCTGACCGAATGTAACATTAATGTTACGCTTTCGCCTTTTTCTGACATGAAAATTTACGAAAAAGGCACCGGTACGGTTATGTCAGACAGTATCTGTTTTCCAGCAAAACTAGTTCATGGTCATATTATTGAGTTAGCTGAAAAGAGCGTCGATCGCATTTTTATGCCAATGGTAGTATTGGAGTCTAGCGAATTTAATAATGCTGTAAATAATTATAATTGCCCCATTGTGAGTAGCTACTGCGAAGTAATCAATAGTGCCATTAACCCCGTATCAAAATATGGTATACCCTTTGATTATCCTGTAATAAATTTTACAGATCTTAAATTACTTAAAAAAGGGTGTTTTGTTTATCTACAATCATTAGGTATCACTAAGTCGTTATTT
The genomic region above belongs to Orbaceae bacterium lpD02 and contains:
- a CDS encoding acyl-CoA dehydratase activase-related protein — encoded protein: MSKKFRLGLDVGSTTAKCVVLDEQDNFIYTNYVRHNTYIVPTVIQLLNEIKQRVGDEALLSIKVTGSAGMGIAEKADIAFIQEVIAASEVVQQKYPDVRTLIDIGGEDSKMIFFFPDRAPDIRMNGSCAGGTGAFIDQMASLLNVPVQEFEQLAKHHDHVFPIASRCGVFAKTDVQNLISRNVSKENIAYSVLHAVCIQLVNTLARGYDIIPKVMLIGGPFSFIPTLNKAILATLNLTEQQSVKTEFPTLLSAWGAAIHLVERSEILINDFITRLNQSLKIKNSESFRLTPLFGHSLSFDKWQQNRRYIQIPRTDLKQYQKHNAYLGIDSGSTTTKITLIGEDDELLFTYYAPNNGHSIAALIKGLNILKDEITSSGKAINIIRTGVTGYGEELLKAAFSIDDGLVETMAHFAAAKHIEPNVSFIMDIGGQDMKAIFVANGIVNHIELNEACSSGCGSFIETFAKSLNSNTVDFANAACQSNSPCDLGTRCTVFMNSKVKQALRENASIGDISAGLAFSVIKNAIHKVLKLHDMSKLGEHIVVQGGTFKNPAVFRALEQLTGVEISSSNIPELMGAYGSALVAKNNYLKERKPSQFIGLEHLDKATENRAKESRCKGCENHCDIMIYRFANGNRYYSGNKCEQLLSNNPLKDNNSFNMFDYKNKLLFERANHHLNDSSLHIGIPRVLGLYENFPFWHTLLTECNINVTLSPFSDMKIYEKGTGTVMSDSICFPAKLVHGHIIELAEKSVDRIFMPMVVLESSEFNNAVNNYNCPIVSSYCEVINSAINPVSKYGIPFDYPVINFTDLKLLKKGCFVYLQSLGITKSLFEKAFAKAINEQASYKQALYQKAIQVINNSKESGRDVFILAGRPYHSDSLINHKTPEILNALGCDVVTEDSVLGAVNALSPDLQICAQWSYPNRLYAAAAFVASQPKNVQFVQLNSFGCGPDAVVTDECKSILEAAGKTSTIIRVDEISATGSVRLRLRSIVESIRMNNKQPLIKRERKTTAVFSLEDKQRRTILAPFISEFYSPVLSPIFALSGYKLETLPKPDKSSVEWGLKYCNNEICYPATIIVGDIIKALYSGKYQRDRVAIGITQTGGQCRASSYLSLIKKAMISNGFDDIPIVSLSNGNMDENKQPGFKLNWLKSLPPTFFAMLFADSLAKMYYAIAPREVVKGQAAQLRDQYITSLKRIVELRLGKNAIFNLLNEAVDSFNQVITIDKVCPQIGIVGEIYVKYNSFANQHSVDWLVEQGIEPVIPSMMEFFSQCFVNYDSNVDNYLIQKNFLSYLVFFFERIAQKYINRTNKIMRQFNYYQPFHDIRDMAEKAKKILNLSNQFGEGWLIPAGIMTFAEQGINDVISLQPFGCIANHVVSKGVEKRMRDIHPQLNLLYLDFDDGAGEVNVLNRLHFIVSSLKYKKLERIV